In Nicotiana tabacum cultivar K326 chromosome 10, ASM71507v2, whole genome shotgun sequence, the DNA window CATTTACGGAACAGGAGAAAACATAGGAGCGCACATGGTCCAGCAATGTTTGATCTGAACACAAAATCAGAAATAGATTTATGCCAAATTGCATCCCTAATCATCTTATACGTACATAGAGACGACACCTTTAATGCTAATTTATACGCGTAGTTTCTCTCTTAATGCTTACCCCCATGTTATGAGCTAAAATATAAGCTTATGTCTGTATTTAATTTAAGTACATACATAGTACCTCGATGATGCGTCTTTAAATTAGAAGCGCattcaaaatttgaagtttataGGTTTTCACAAATCGGAATCACTAAACTGGCTTACcgagaaaaatattattatacatCTAGTGAGTTTCTTAGTCTAAATACAAGGTTCGAAAAAAAATTACTAGATACACGTGAACTCACACAAATACTATAGATGTGGTGCTGCTTCAAATAGTAATTAGCAGTAACTGTTATGGGTCGTTTGGTAGAGTGTATAGGAATAGtgcggaataaggtgtattagtaatgcagagattagtaatgcatgggttagtaatgcaagcattcgttatacatatattatttcttatctactgtttggtgtggtgtattaaaaattataatgcattgcatattttttaagaaaaatagttgtttacataaataccctccatattctctagctttaagggactttaaggataattttgtctttaactatgTTAATGCATGTGTTAATAACTttggtattactaatgtcatggttttctatgtattacttatacataggataatatcAATTTCAATCTGTGTTAGTTATACACAGATTGAAAAAATATACCAAAGAAGATATTAAGAATGCACATAGCTAatacttgtattattttttttctaatacatcctaccaaacgacctcttAGGACTAAAGATCTGATGAGACATagcataacacggacttactgtTTGGTGTTGCCTTGTTGGTATTTGAGTTATTCATTTTCTATATCGCTCATTATATATGTATTCTTTGGGGGCTTTTCACTTATAGCCCACTGAATTGGAGAATCTACATTTTCTGTCTTCTTGTATATATGTGGTTAAGGGAATGAACCCATTTTCTAGAAGTTAATTGGGCAAGGATAGAAAAAATCTAGAAGTTAATTGGGTAAGGATAGAAAAAACTAGTTTCCTTTGAAGaaacaataaaaattaaatttagaaAATTAAATCACGACAACTATAGTGCTTTGCATAGCAAAATTCATGTGtgtgaaagaaagaagaaaactcAATATAAAAGAATTAATCATTCTCTTTCACCTTACATTGCGTGAAAGGATCGAATATTAAACATTTATctctttgttcttttcttctaCTATTAAAAATCAAGTCAGAAGTTTGGAATATGGGATTAACaatatcttttgtttcttttcctatttttttttttatcttggcATTTCGCTGAGGAAAAAACAGTTAAACTATTGTTTAAAAGAGGCACATGAACCAACTGTTATCAATGACGATATAGAATTCTTCATGAGATTCTATTCCAACTTGCTGTGCGGCGATGTTAATCAGTCTACACCTTTATCGCGTATCTATTATCAACCAATACGAGTATCGGATAATTTTTGTCCAATTAACTTATACAAAATTAAAAACTCACCTAACATTTTTGTGACACCTAATATCTCATAGTAAATTTTATTCGCTTTATTAATCGCTAGACCACATTTTTTGGATGGATAtcgtgtgtatatatatgtatgtattgtGTAGACTGTGATATGTTTCCTctataatataataaaaacacCTTGGTATGTAAACATTAGGTTTTAATGCATGGGGCATCTATTTGTTAGTTATGGGTGAAGACAGTGAAATGTCCCTCGAAGAGGCGGAAATATATAGTTTTATTGTTCCCTATGCAAAGAATTTCAAATGATATTGGATTCAATCTCATAATTGTAGCTATGCTTAGCTTGGGTAATTTTGAGAAGTTATTTTGGGAATATTGGTAAATATTTATTTCATCTTTTTGTCAAATTAGAATTTCAAGAATAATTTAAAGCTGTTTCTTCTAAGAAGAacacatacaaatttaattttataGATGTCGTTGTCATCACGTATCTAGAAGTGTCAGCCAAACTTTCACAAAGTACTCGGACCTATTAGAAGAATTAATGTGCATGTTActtattatacaaaaaaaaagttgATATTATAGGCAGAAAAGTGTTGGATAATGGAGTCCCCCCCCCCACTTGGTACCCTGCTTTGAGCCTGATTAATCCGGATTCGTATTGAGAAGTCTCATTTGTTGTGTAAAGCATTCCCTATCAAAATGTGATTCTACTTGGCGCTCAAACCCGATACTTATTAAGGATGAATGAGTATTTATCACTTCACCATAACCTAATTTGATGGTACGAAATTATGATATTGAGACTGTTCAAATAAACAATATGTCTTCCTCTTTAGTAATTTTAACAAAATAAGACGAGAAAACATATTCTTTAATAATTCTAGATATATATTTGCCGGCATTTTACCATGCTTTAGGGCATATCCAACCCTCCCCCATTTCTTCATAATGGGGATATTTTTTGTCATAATGGAGCTCCAATGCTCCCCTATTTTTGCCCTAAAAATGGGGGATGAACAGTGTTACTCCAAATATGGAGTGACACTACTCATCTCCTCCATTACtattcatgtttattttattattatttttattatttaacccttttaatttatctctttatatatacctaattatgtttatgtaatatctttataatattaattttacatcttaactttggagtataattttgataaattaatttttgtgCATCTATTATTTTTATGCAAAATtgtaaattaattttattataagttataattgcacaaaaaatatataatcatctcaaaaaatgaatggtgcaaatataaaatattagatgttgctaaaattgaaaggtgcgaatataaaatattagatgctgctaaaattaaaaagtgaaaattgaaaatatattaaataaaaatacattaaaattggaaatacataaaaattgaaaatacaataaattaaaaaacataaaaattgaaACTACTGTAAATAGAAGAATAACTTAGTAGGGAGGTATGTCATTTCCAGATACACCAAAATTATTATAGTtccgttaatatatatatatatatatatatatatatatatatatatataatctataatcttttcttacaaattatattatttgaaatttatgATATAAAATAATCTTATATTAAATGTTTATGTGATGAAtatgtaaaaaggaaaaaaagatagattttctttaatagaaataaaaaataaaatttaaataaaagataataatataatattgaagagagagaagaatataaaataaaatattcttttttggaGTGAAAAATAAAGTAATGGTTGAAGTAACTTTACTCTATTTTGGAGTTTACTgtattttggaggagaaaatggaGGCATGGGTTGGAGATTTCATTCCTTTTTCTCTAAAATATAAATCtgtgaaaactgtttatgatTAACTCAAAAGATATAAAAACTAAAAGAGAAAGATGGTTTATATGCAGCCAACACATGCAGCAATCTGTTATTAGACAAGCATCacaatttatttatatattttattttgtggAGGAGTTAATCCAAAATTTATCTTTTCTACGTGCAATTCAATTTAGTAGGAAGATTACAATGACTGGCCAAAAAACAAATGTTAATGGATGCCAATAATTTTCTCTTACGAGGCCCCACATATATAGCTAGTACGTTACCTAATTGGTCAaatttgaactaataatatacAGAGAATAAAGTGCTTGCTTTCCCCCTAAAAAGAATTTTAATTAGATTCTGaaactgtttgaccaaaaaatctTCAGTGCATGTTGTTCAAGTGATGATGGATttggttaaaaaaaaaatttaaaaggtaGCATGAATATATATCTATGATGAAAACAAGTGCAATGAATTAGACAAAACTTATGGAGTATAGCTGGTTATATTCCTATTTATTTCAAATTAAAGATTAATTAAACATATacaacaaagaaaagagaagaaattaTCAAATATAAGGTTACGTTCCTGATAAGAGCAAAATACGAATGTTTCGTGGTTGTCGAGAAACGATGATGATGCATACATAAAGTGGAACAGCAAGGGCTAATTATAAATTAAAATGCTTAATTAGGAGAAGATGTTTAGTTAAATGAATTGGATTGTAGATTAATCCTACTGCTAAGCCAGAGTCCAAGTGAAGAATGCACTCAATTAGTGGAATGTTTAGTAGATTTAATTAGATTACTTTTCACTTGAAACGCATAATGTTGTACGAATATAGTAATTTATATAGTTACCTGCCCCTAGTATATCATTTCTTAGCTAGCTACTACCCTGCAGCCATTGTAAAGGACACTTAATTTGTAAGAGCTGAAAGATAATATTTATTCACGAACTTTAGTACTACTCACTATATAAACAAGTACGAGCCAGGAATGTGTATGCATATTTTCCCAGTTCCAAACTTCATTTTCCATATTCCATCCTCTCTTCTTGTTCATATTATTCTATAAATTATTACTCTATCCACTCGTTGAATCTCATTTCTCCTCATTTTACGAGCCATTTACCACAAAAGTATCCTTAATTTTCCTGTAAGAAAGCATTTGTTTCTTGATCTCTAAGACATTTTATAAAACTCTGTATGGATTTTGTCCTCCGTATTGAAAAAAAACCGAAAGATATTTTCTTCTTATAGCATAATTAATTGATTGATCAGATATATAAAGTTAGAGATGTGCACAGCAATGAACGAATCTCGAGAAGAAAGTGATGATATTATCAGTATAACAAGTGATGAAATGGCTGCAGCCGCTGCCACCATTGAGCAGATGGTAAAACAAAGAGAAGAATTTGTTCGGCGGTCATATTCCTCCTCCCATACTAGTGCTCTTCAATTTTTCAGACGAGTTCCGATGAATGAGGTACTTTTCTATGGctttctctctcacacacacataaTGACACATATAGTTCATAAACTACATCTTTATTTGAACGTAGTATTTTTGacacatgaaataaatatatgatgaATAACGTAACCAActacaatttaagaaaatattttgttccGACAAAATTCTAAAAGTACAATGAGATTAATAGTAAAAAGCTTATTGAACTCATTGTCGTCACGTGACCAGGAGGTCaggggttcgagccgtgaaaacaacctcttgcagaaatgcagaataaggctgcgtacaataagCTCTTATAGTCCGACCCTTCCCGAACCCCGCATATTATAGAAATTTAGTGCACCAAACTGCCCTTATTGAACTCTATTAACTTTAAATTATTAATCGGTCTCTACCCACACATAACACAGTCAGACTtagagaaaaggaaaatataaaagaCATAACGCACAGGCAGACACATGAATGCGCTCACGTAACATTATATTAAAAGAACTCCATATctctattttcttcatttgtttttTCAAATAACGGCACAGAGAAGCACGAGCATCTGTGTCTGCGCTGATACGACTTTagctttttcaacttttttttttgggggtcAAGCACATAGAAAAAACTTTTTTGATATAAGATTATAGGTAATTGTGCGATTTGAACTcaagatatttttatatttttaaccaTGTTGTACTACCTCatctaaaattaaattataaaaaaaagtatACTTTTAATTTACTTGACTTTGCCTTCAACATCCTTTTTTTCAACGTGTAGATGTATGCATCAACTATAATTCTATTTAGTTTCTTTTCTATGCTAAGCGACCTCTCGTATAAGAACTAGAGTTCAATGGTAAATTAGCACATATCTTATCTaagttttttggtttttcttttccttgtggTTATCACTTTTAATTTGACCATTAGCTGAAATTAGCACACTCAAATTTCTTTATAATAATTATCGTTTATAGTAGCATTTCAGTATAACGGCTAAGTTTTTTTTAGAAGTaatttttcatgttatgttatgatatatgttctctataacagtaTTTCGCTATAGTAGCTAAAAAATATTTGGAACAAACTTAGATGTTATATAAGTGCTTGACTATATAATTAAAGTTTACGATCATTTTTTACATAAGGTGGCAGATGTACTAatctttgtttttcctttttaatttttccTAATCAAGTATACTTTAAACGATACATACTGCCTTTTTCGTAGACTATGAGTTAATCTAATTATATGGTTCATCTGCACATATTCGAAAatttagttttcttttaaattttaataattaagttTCCTTTTTGGTTGCATGGGTGATATATGCATGAGAATAAcataaatgcatgaaaataattttagAGAGAAAGTTGCTGtaattctctttttctttatttttttatttactcATCAAATGTGTTACCCAATGATTCTTTTGGACATTTTAATTACTAATAGTGTTTTGCTACTAGTTTTAGACATCTAATTAATCTTTTTCCTTGTAAGTCTTGAATCTCGATACTCAACGTTTCTTTTAGTGCGTTCGAAAAGTACATCCTTTTATTTGTAAAGCAATCTTTATCTTGAAGATTTACGCAATTTGCTAAAAGTCTTCTATTAGGCTTGTGTATGACTTTGTCAAATAACTATATGTAATCGTTGTCATGTTATCTCAAAAATTAGGTAATTGTTAATTATGGGTAAGTTCTTCCGAATACACCCTTTATATGTGTTTGTTTATGCAAAAGATAATACTCCACTACTGATGTGAGAATTAGTGACAAGGAGacaatatttttcctttttaggaTAAAAAGATTGACAAGAAGGTAAATTTCTAAATAAATGACTCCGTTACGTGTTTCTAACCTAAACAAAATCATTGTCTAGTTTGTCTGGCTAGCTAgctacaaaaattattttaacaaGCTACTAACTGAAAAATTGACCTATAGTGACCCTGATGCCTCCTATAATTCATTCATACTAATTAATTCATTAATTAAAGTATAGCATGTTGAACTAGTCActacaacaaaataataaaatagtagTTATTTCGATTTATCCGTTTAATTAGCTATTCTCTGCTATACTAGTACTCACCAATTATTGTATCAAATGCCAGCTTCTTTTACCCGTTGAAACATGCTAATTAAATGGTGGTTTCAGAATTTTAAGTTATTTATGGGCTTTGAACCATAATATTTGTACTTATTGGTTCGTAATAGATTTTCTTGTATATATTAAGCGAATTTCTTAATAGAACTATGTTATGATCGAAATAATTAGTTGTCATGTGGAGGTTAACTAAGTAAATCTTGAACACTGATAAATTAGATAACAATAGATAAATATACAAAAAGAGACACAACTATTTAGCGTAGTTCAGTCTATTGATCTGCATCCATAAGCGAAGATGAGCAATCCCCTATATAAAATAGAGTATAAAATATCGATAGAACAAACTCACAAAGAGGCACACACAAGTGACATACTAACACTTGTCTCAAAATCTCCTCCTAAAGAAGACTCTCAAACCCCTTACGACAACATTGTGGATTCTCCTAAACgagaaggaaggatcctcaattcATAAAAGTCCAAGATCTTTTCCTCCAAGAAAAAGTACTAGTcaaatatggaagaattatattttccttttgataaaaagtaaaatcaattatggtaaatatgttgccCTTCCTTTAATAGATAGaaaaattaaatatgataaaaaaataatacaaacacCTTACAATTCTCCTCTTGGCCTGAATTTTCTGACAACATAAACTTGACCGCCTTCTTTACATAACTTTCAACGGGTATCTCCAAATCTCCAACATaaagtttgtctcaacgtgaGTAGCACTTCAGTCAAAAATTTCCGACAAAAATCATGATTACCGTCAAATAGGTTGCGGCTAGAACTACACCCGCCTTGATGAATATGTTTTGAACCTCACTCTAATACCACCTGTTAGGATCGAAATAATTTGTGTCATTCGAAAGCTAACTAAGCAAACTTTGAATGATGATTAatcaaacaacaaaacaaaaatataccaaaagagacataTCATTTAATGTGGTGTGATCTATTGACCTACATCCACAAGCGTAAATGAGCAATTCTCTCTATAAAAGAGAATATATAATATCGAGATAACAACTTCACAAAGAGGCGCACACAAGTGACATACTTACACTTGTCTCACAAATATTTTCCttaaacaagactctcaaacgTCTTAAGGTTACATTGTAAATGTTACTAAATGAGAAGGAATAATTCTTAATTTATAAAAGTCCAAAATCTTTTTctccaagaaaaaggactagccaaatatggaataataatatttttcttttcgtaaaaggtaaaattaattatgaTAAATATATTGTACTCcactgaagagataaaaaaatcaaatatgataagaaaattaTGATAAACACCTAAAACTTCTTGATTTTGCCGAACCCATAATTTCTGTTGGAGCTCCGCCCCTAATGGTACCCTGAAACCTTCTTTTCAAAATTGAGATGTACACTGCCTCATTAAACAACTTAAAATAGCCATACGGGGTAATGAGTATAGACACATTAAACTGCACGAGTCTTGGTGGAATCTAACTTTTCACCAATAGAGATATACAATAGTAAGTGTATCAAATGGAAAAAGAGTGACTTTTGTTTcgtcttcctttctttttcaagTCCTCTATAACGTTAAAATCTTTTACGTCCTTAAATTAGTCAAAAAGAAAGGTTAATTTACTAAGGACCAGAAAGGATAGCATTTATACGTGGGCACGTGCTTATGTGCATCCATGTTCTGGTTTTTGCACGCTttctcttaattaattaatttcatcAAATTTTAATTCTTTTTGTTTGATAATAAACCACTTATAGTTTCGCAAtagtatatatatttaataattgtAAATTTGGCTTTGCGACATCTACAATGATCAGTGGCAATGACCAATAGTATGTAAAATTGCAATAGTATATATCGAAAGATTTGattatctttaaataattttaccCTTCTATTTAGTGTATTATTTAGTGGATTTAGTTACATACGTCACtagtgtaaaaaaaaatattatcagcTGAGGTGGAGtcaagatttgaagtttatgggtctGAACGTACCCCGAACTCATAGCATATCTTAGCTATTGGGTTCATAATAAATGTTTATAAATCTAATGCATTTTGTAGCTCCACCTCTGACTATCAACATAGTTTAACGTTACCATTTTTGTCAGGTAACAAAATAATGCTTATCATACAAATTTATATAAGTAATctaattgtgtaaatatttttataatgttgttGCATTGAACTTGGGAAGGGGAgctttggcgtaactggtaaagttgttgccatgtgatcGACTAGGAGGTCATGAGTTCAATCTgtggaaacagtctcttgcagaaatacaggaTAAGACTGCGTACTATAGACCTTTGTGGCCCGACCCTACCCcacacatagcgggagcttagtgcaccgggctgccttttttTCCATTGAACTTGAACTCTTTTTTAATATGTTGAGTGCGCGCACCTTGCAAATGCAGGTGAGTGGAGAACTACTGTTGCTTGGGAAAATTGCATGTCCAGTGGCCTTAACAACATTGCTGTTGTTTTCAAAGAATATTATATCTATGCTTTTCTTGGGGCATATGGGCAAAACAGAGCTAGCTGGAGGTTCACTAGCAATTGGGTTTGCAAATGTAACGGGATTTTCTGTAATGAAAGGGCTTTGTATGGGCATGGAGCCCATTTGTTCCCAGGCTTATGGTGCCAAAAGATGGTCAGTTCTGACCCAAACATACATCAAAATGTCTTTACTCCTCTTAGCTGTGACAATTCCAATCACATTTCTGTGGTTAAATGTTGAACCTGTCTTCCTTCGCCTAGGCCAAGATCGAGTCATTACAAAAGTCGCCAAAGGTTACTTAATTTTCTCTATACCTGAGTTACTTGCTAGCGCGCACTTGAATCCTTTGAGAGCATTTTTAAGGACACAGTGCATAAATACACCTGCTACTTTAGTAGCTACATGCTCAACGGTTTTGCACCTTCCGATTACCTATCTTCTTGTAACGTATTTGAATTTGAACGTGAAAGGTATTGCGTTGGCTTCTGTTTTATACTCACTGAACATGAACATTGGCTTGttactttatttgcttcggtCCAAAGTTGCAATTAAACCATGGGCTGGTGCTACATTTATCTCAACTTTCAATGGATGGCGTCCGTTGTTGAGTTTGGCTTTGCCTAGCCTATTTTCCGTCTGCCTGGAATGGTGGTGGTACGAAATTGTTCTTTTCTTGAGTGGCTTATTGAATAATCCTGATTCTTGCGTAGCTGCTATGGGAATATTGATACAAACAACAGGGACAATTTATGTGTTCCCATTTTCACTAAGCTTGAGTATATCACAACGTGTTGGTCATGAATTAGGGGCTGGTAACCCTGACCGTGCTAAATTAGCAGGACTCATTGGTATCTTCGTGGCACTGGCTTTTGGGTTCACAGCGTTTGGTGTAAGCATCGGGGTGAAATCAGTATGGGGGAAATTGTACACGAACGAGCCAGAAATACTTGCGTTAATTTCAGCAGTGCTTCCAATCCTGGGATTAGCTGAAATCGGAAACGCTCCTCAAACAGCAGCATGTGGTGTGCTAACTGGCTCTGCAAGACCAACAATGGGTGTAAGAATAAACTTAGCAGCATTTTACCTAGTTGGATTACCATGTGCTTGTGTATTTGCTTTTAAACTCAAGATTGGC includes these proteins:
- the LOC107826507 gene encoding protein DETOXIFICATION 53-like, which produces MCTAMNESREESDDIISITSDEMAAAAATIEQMVKQREEFVRRSYSSSHTSALQFFRRVPMNEVSGELLLLGKIACPVALTTLLLFSKNIISMLFLGHMGKTELAGGSLAIGFANVTGFSVMKGLCMGMEPICSQAYGAKRWSVLTQTYIKMSLLLLAVTIPITFLWLNVEPVFLRLGQDRVITKVAKGYLIFSIPELLASAHLNPLRAFLRTQCINTPATLVATCSTVLHLPITYLLVTYLNLNVKGIALASVLYSLNMNIGLLLYLLRSKVAIKPWAGATFISTFNGWRPLLSLALPSLFSVCLEWWWYEIVLFLSGLLNNPDSCVAAMGILIQTTGTIYVFPFSLSLSISQRVGHELGAGNPDRAKLAGLIGIFVALAFGFTAFGVSIGVKSVWGKLYTNEPEILALISAVLPILGLAEIGNAPQTAACGVLTGSARPTMGVRINLAAFYLVGLPCACVFAFKLKIGFRGLWLGLVAAQFACVCMMVYTLMQTDWKLQARRAEELTKAASDKDDDSGSNLVP